The Oceanotoga teriensis genome has a window encoding:
- a CDS encoding O-antigen ligase family protein, translating into MQNLKKDKEISIFILMILLIPFLMIPNFVYEFSTQKNLVFSVFSFILFSYFIFKKNDEKLNFSYTHLFFLLFGFSSLLSLISVQIQNPSYINYSLNVSLYIFVIIGISLSITNSFGKNFKYIEYALMAFIITGTILAIDGLLNKFLGFDLFFGKIGDPSQRITLRTTIGNPNFVSDYLAQTIPLSIYFILKPNSKLYQKIYLYINIFLSFWVVLFAQTRSVYLGFTVGLIFFILSLLISKKDLDYKKYLISKDFWIKIFLLIFILVFLFIMFNTNTMFNKSGEVNAISRFSAMSSKSSWDERNLSWMVSIEQFKDKDYPLNKIIGGGIGTYPVYSIKYMEEIQAKNPEKYYYAWNNFKRAHNDYLQVLGETGLLGIMSISLLIITLLMRYFKILRSDIEFEKKIMISLFGWIASIIIIHAATEFALHMQPNILIALFIFSIAMSKQFSNSNKILKFNPKIIYTILVIITAFSVFFKYKDTMSEAYFKLGDAENTKMNYYIEIYQSQIPQQITQYENEIKKGQDYIKNMNPFSSEFNSLKKQIDELNEGLKKYKNLQIEYKEKAHQSYKKAFEYFLKSLDFNNNFGKSQFYLAQLFSVSEFRLEEILNTKDLNDIFEGNTSEYKYIVKDFKGQEDLFPISNPIRKDVSNLYNISTTTNEKNILLNIQMFYDQINYLESAFLSFNEKNSYRLISKLYYNIIKLYDNIEKNTNNEKLKIELQNKIKEDYKNFIYWNEKSISIIPGGWNRFPEWENVYFEYSYLSINLMGIIPSDEILNNLYNISKKEGKANYYMAKKDRGIPDKSLKLFIELYLQIPDTQIREDITKNIINSYNDVYNFYKNKEEKNEIKNSYLERYESRIKEFLDNYEYFKRKIG; encoded by the coding sequence TTGCAAAATTTAAAAAAAGATAAAGAAATATCAATATTTATTTTAATGATATTATTAATACCATTTTTAATGATTCCAAATTTTGTTTACGAATTTTCAACTCAAAAAAACTTAGTCTTCAGTGTATTTTCATTTATATTATTTTCATATTTTATATTTAAAAAAAATGATGAAAAATTAAACTTTTCATATACTCATTTATTCTTCTTACTATTTGGATTCTCTTCTTTATTATCTTTAATATCAGTACAAATTCAAAACCCTTCATACATAAATTATTCTTTAAATGTATCTTTATATATATTTGTAATAATAGGAATTTCATTATCTATAACAAATTCATTTGGAAAAAACTTTAAATATATTGAATACGCTTTGATGGCTTTTATAATAACTGGTACAATACTTGCAATAGATGGATTATTAAATAAATTTTTAGGATTTGACTTATTTTTTGGTAAAATAGGAGATCCTTCACAAAGAATAACCTTAAGAACAACTATAGGTAATCCTAATTTTGTATCAGATTATTTAGCTCAAACAATACCACTATCAATATATTTTATATTAAAACCAAATTCAAAATTATATCAAAAAATATATTTATACATAAATATATTTTTATCTTTTTGGGTAGTTTTATTTGCCCAAACGAGATCTGTATATTTGGGATTCACTGTAGGTTTAATATTTTTCATTTTATCACTATTAATATCTAAAAAAGATCTTGATTATAAAAAATATTTAATTAGTAAAGATTTCTGGATCAAAATATTTTTACTGATATTCATTTTAGTATTTCTATTTATAATGTTTAATACAAATACTATGTTTAATAAATCTGGTGAAGTAAATGCCATCTCAAGATTTTCAGCAATGTCTTCAAAATCATCTTGGGATGAAAGAAATCTTTCTTGGATGGTTTCTATTGAACAATTTAAAGATAAAGATTATCCTCTCAATAAAATTATAGGTGGAGGAATAGGCACATATCCAGTATATTCAATAAAATATATGGAAGAAATACAAGCTAAAAATCCTGAAAAATACTATTATGCTTGGAACAATTTTAAAAGGGCCCACAATGATTATTTACAAGTCCTTGGAGAAACCGGATTATTGGGGATAATGTCCATTTCTTTATTGATAATTACTCTTTTAATGAGATACTTTAAAATTTTAAGATCTGATATTGAATTTGAAAAAAAGATCATGATTTCACTTTTTGGTTGGATAGCAAGTATAATAATAATACATGCTGCAACTGAATTTGCTTTACATATGCAACCAAATATATTAATAGCTCTTTTTATATTCTCAATAGCAATGTCAAAACAATTTAGTAATTCAAATAAAATACTAAAATTTAATCCAAAAATTATATATACCATATTAGTAATAATAACCGCATTTTCAGTGTTTTTCAAATATAAAGATACCATGTCTGAAGCATATTTTAAACTTGGAGATGCCGAAAACACAAAAATGAATTACTATATAGAAATTTATCAATCTCAAATTCCACAGCAAATAACTCAATATGAAAATGAAATAAAAAAAGGGCAAGACTATATAAAAAATATGAATCCTTTTTCTTCAGAATTTAATTCTTTAAAAAAACAAATTGATGAATTAAATGAAGGTTTAAAAAAATATAAAAACTTACAAATCGAGTACAAAGAAAAAGCTCATCAATCTTATAAAAAAGCTTTTGAGTACTTTTTAAAATCATTAGATTTTAATAATAATTTTGGAAAATCTCAATTTTATCTTGCTCAACTATTTTCTGTTTCAGAATTTAGATTAGAAGAAATATTAAACACAAAAGATTTAAATGATATATTTGAAGGAAATACTTCTGAATATAAATATATTGTAAAAGACTTTAAAGGTCAAGAAGATCTTTTTCCAATATCAAATCCTATAAGAAAAGATGTTTCTAATCTATATAATATTTCTACAACAACTAATGAAAAAAATATATTATTAAATATCCAGATGTTTTATGATCAAATAAATTATTTAGAAAGTGCTTTTTTATCATTTAATGAAAAAAATTCTTATAGATTAATATCAAAATTATATTATAATATAATAAAATTATATGATAACATAGAAAAAAACACAAATAATGAAAAATTGAAAATTGAACTACAAAATAAGATAAAGGAAGATTATAAAAATTTTATTTATTGGAATGAAAAATCAATTTCTATAATTCCAGGTGGCTGGAATAGATTTCCAGAGTGGGAGAATGTATATTTTGAATACTCATATCTTTCAATAAATTTAATGGGTATAATACCAAGTGATGAAATACTTAATAATCTATACAATATATCTAAAAAAGAAGGAAAAGCGAATTATTATATGGCAAAAAAAGATAGAGGAATTCCAGACAAATCTTTAAAACTTTTTATAGAACTTTATTTACAAATACCAGATACTCAAATAAGAGAAGATATCACAAAAAATATAATAAATTCATATAATGATGTATATAATTTTTATAAAAATAAAGAAGAAAAAAATGAAATAAAAAATTCTTATCTAGAAAGATATGAAAGCAGAATAAAAGAATTCTTAGATAATTATGAATATTTCAAAAGAAAAATCGGGTGA
- a CDS encoding DegV family protein, producing MSKAIMVDSGCAMTDKQIEDNNLEFMGMKIVIDDKTFTENEDIKKDEFYKIIQSSEEFHTTHPSIGEIVENYKKLKEKGYTEVIDIHFSSKMSGLINTCHMAKEMIEGLNIKIIDTENVSIGANLVAIKCIELINSGKTYEEVLNLLPEIKKSSYMQFSVPTLKYLIKNGRIGKAQGLAGTLLNIKPILGVEDGFIAPIAKVRGLKKMYNTMVNNAIEFIKKRPHNVKVYITYGDEKNIEHMNTAFEMFNEELKKINIEPKEIIRGRLWPTIVCHSGPEVVGLAVYGEEKEII from the coding sequence ATGTCTAAAGCAATAATGGTTGATTCCGGATGTGCCATGACAGATAAACAAATAGAAGATAATAATTTAGAATTTATGGGAATGAAAATAGTTATTGATGATAAAACTTTTACTGAAAATGAAGACATAAAAAAGGATGAATTTTATAAAATAATACAATCATCTGAAGAATTTCATACAACCCATCCTTCAATAGGAGAAATAGTTGAAAATTATAAAAAACTGAAAGAAAAAGGTTATACTGAAGTAATAGATATACATTTTTCTTCAAAAATGTCTGGATTGATAAACACTTGTCATATGGCAAAAGAAATGATTGAAGGACTAAATATTAAAATAATTGATACTGAAAATGTTTCTATTGGAGCAAACTTAGTAGCTATTAAATGTATAGAACTCATAAATTCAGGAAAAACTTATGAGGAAGTTTTAAATTTGTTACCTGAAATAAAAAAATCTTCATATATGCAATTTTCGGTTCCTACTTTAAAATATTTAATAAAAAATGGTAGAATAGGTAAAGCCCAAGGACTTGCTGGAACTCTATTAAACATAAAACCAATATTAGGTGTTGAAGATGGATTTATAGCCCCAATTGCGAAGGTAAGAGGTCTTAAAAAAATGTATAATACAATGGTAAATAACGCCATTGAGTTCATAAAGAAAAGACCTCATAATGTAAAAGTATACATAACTTATGGTGATGAAAAAAATATTGAACATATGAACACTGCATTTGAAATGTTTAATGAAGAACTCAAAAAAATAAATATTGAGCCAAAAGAAATCATAAGAGGAAGACTATGGCCAACAATAGTTTGCCATAGTGGACCAGAAGTTGTAGGATTAGCTGTTTATGGAGAGGAAAAAGAAATAATATGA
- the recG gene encoding ATP-dependent DNA helicase RecG, which yields MKHVEEIIESMEYIITLKEKNMKNWEEIFPSFNSLARESYKELKKFNMIEDMKKILSYVKPLNMLPPERQTKRLNNLKTSLIDLKNKYLISQTTNIKENKLNLFTDIKYIKHVGTKRGNLLKNLNIENIYDALYTAPRDWEDRRKVKTIYNISDGETALIVGKVANMDEVNINKGLKIINFSINDGTGIMTISFFNQDYIKNYLKKDTICAFYGKAEYNFGQKQMKSPDFQILENKNNLQNKIIPIYPLTSGISQNIMRKIMKQINPQIYYLEEFLPDKFIKTFNLLNINQRLTGIHEPKSSYHIKKSLITFKYEEIFLFEYAILNSKKKIKKHLKGYSKNINGELSKIYINNLNFKLTNAQKRAHIEIREDMKKESPMNRLLQGDVGSGKTAVAEISIIDNFEAGFQSALMVPTSVLAKQQYQKIKLNLEKINIKTELLIGETKEKEKKEIKDKLKNGEIDLIIGTHAIIQNDVEFKKLGLIIIDEQHRFGVNQRLSLIQKGSSPDILVMTATPIPRTLALTLYGDLDVSIIDEMPSGRKKVKTILNSDNNLKNIYDFIKDELKKENQAFFIYPLIEESEAIDLKNAKDMHEQISKIFSDYNVGLLHGKMKSVEKNEIMEKFSKKEINILVSTTVIEVGVDIPDATVMVIEHADRFGLSQLHQLRGRVGRSSKQSYCFLTTSSNISKETKTKLTQFSANNDGFKVSEIDLKWRGPGKFFGTQQHGIPDFKFIDITEDLKIIEEVKKYIEQDNILDDKKIIQEIKMRFKNSTELIKAI from the coding sequence ATGAAACATGTAGAAGAAATTATAGAATCAATGGAATACATAATAACTTTAAAAGAAAAAAATATGAAAAACTGGGAAGAAATATTTCCCAGTTTTAATTCACTTGCAAGAGAATCCTACAAAGAATTAAAAAAATTTAATATGATTGAAGATATGAAAAAAATTCTATCCTATGTAAAACCTTTAAATATGCTTCCTCCAGAAAGACAAACAAAAAGATTAAACAATTTAAAAACTTCTTTAATAGACTTAAAAAATAAGTATTTGATATCTCAAACAACCAATATTAAAGAAAATAAATTAAATTTATTCACAGATATAAAATATATAAAACATGTCGGTACTAAAAGAGGTAATTTATTAAAAAATTTAAACATAGAAAACATATATGATGCTCTTTATACTGCGCCAAGAGATTGGGAAGATAGAAGAAAAGTGAAAACTATTTATAATATATCAGATGGTGAAACAGCTTTAATTGTTGGGAAAGTAGCAAATATGGATGAAGTAAATATAAATAAAGGTTTAAAAATAATAAATTTTTCCATAAACGATGGAACTGGAATAATGACAATATCTTTTTTTAATCAAGATTATATAAAAAACTACTTAAAAAAAGATACAATATGTGCTTTTTATGGAAAAGCTGAATATAACTTTGGACAAAAACAAATGAAGAGTCCCGATTTTCAAATACTTGAAAATAAAAATAATTTACAAAATAAGATAATACCTATATATCCTTTAACTTCAGGTATATCTCAAAATATAATGAGAAAAATAATGAAACAAATAAATCCTCAAATATATTATCTTGAAGAATTTTTACCTGATAAATTTATAAAAACATTTAATCTTTTAAATATAAATCAAAGATTAACGGGAATACATGAACCAAAAAGTTCTTATCATATAAAAAAATCTCTAATAACTTTTAAATATGAAGAAATATTTTTGTTTGAATATGCTATATTAAATTCTAAGAAAAAAATTAAAAAACATTTAAAAGGATACTCGAAGAATATTAATGGTGAATTATCAAAAATATATATTAACAATTTAAATTTTAAACTTACAAATGCTCAAAAACGTGCTCATATAGAAATTAGAGAAGATATGAAAAAAGAATCTCCAATGAATCGATTATTACAAGGAGATGTTGGATCAGGTAAAACTGCGGTTGCTGAAATAAGCATAATAGATAATTTTGAAGCAGGCTTTCAATCTGCTTTAATGGTTCCAACTTCAGTGTTAGCAAAGCAACAATATCAAAAAATAAAATTAAACCTTGAAAAAATAAATATAAAAACTGAATTATTAATTGGTGAAACTAAAGAAAAAGAAAAAAAAGAAATAAAAGATAAATTAAAAAATGGTGAAATTGATTTAATAATCGGAACTCATGCAATAATACAAAATGATGTGGAATTTAAAAAATTAGGACTAATAATAATAGATGAACAACATAGATTTGGAGTAAATCAAAGATTATCTTTAATTCAAAAAGGATCATCTCCAGATATTCTTGTAATGACTGCAACTCCAATTCCAAGAACTTTAGCTTTAACTCTTTATGGTGATTTAGATGTAAGTATAATCGATGAAATGCCCTCAGGGAGGAAAAAAGTAAAAACTATTTTAAACAGCGACAATAATTTAAAAAACATATATGATTTTATAAAAGATGAATTAAAAAAAGAAAACCAAGCTTTTTTTATATATCCTTTAATAGAAGAATCTGAAGCTATAGATTTAAAAAATGCAAAAGATATGCATGAACAAATATCAAAGATTTTTTCAGATTATAATGTAGGACTTCTCCATGGAAAGATGAAATCGGTTGAAAAAAATGAAATCATGGAAAAATTTTCAAAAAAAGAAATAAATATACTCGTATCAACCACAGTAATAGAAGTTGGAGTTGATATCCCTGATGCAACAGTTATGGTTATAGAACATGCTGATAGATTTGGTTTATCTCAATTACATCAATTAAGAGGAAGAGTTGGAAGAAGTAGTAAACAATCTTATTGTTTTTTAACAACATCTTCAAACATTTCAAAAGAAACAAAAACAAAATTAACTCAATTTTCAGCTAACAATGATGGTTTTAAAGTATCTGAAATAGACTTAAAATGGAGAGGTCCTGGAAAATTTTTTGGAACTCAGCAACATGGTATACCTGATTTTAAATTCATAGATATAACAGAAGATTTAAAAATAATAGAAGAAGTAAAAAAATATATTGAACAAGACAATATTCTTGATGATAAAAAAATAATTCAAGAAATAAAGATGAGATTTAAAAACTCAACAGAATTAATAAAGGCAATTTGA
- the rsmD gene encoding 16S rRNA (guanine(966)-N(2))-methyltransferase RsmD, giving the protein MLKIETGYLKGSSFDTVPSKKTRYTPSQLRRTLINIFEISDYNLLEVFGGSGSFSFEAISNYAKSSTIIEQSSKSVNIIKNNSKKLGIENEINVIKGDFRTIIPELKKNNQKYDMIFADPPFNLGFVEEFLKVIDNNSEILIDGAYIIIEKSKRENYNYTPLNLELDEIRNYGDIDLLIYFRK; this is encoded by the coding sequence ATGCTAAAAATAGAAACTGGATATTTAAAAGGTAGTTCATTTGATACGGTTCCTTCGAAAAAAACTCGATACACGCCTTCACAATTGAGAAGAACTCTAATAAATATATTTGAAATATCTGATTATAATTTATTGGAAGTATTTGGTGGAAGTGGTTCTTTTTCATTTGAAGCTATAAGTAATTATGCTAAAAGTTCCACCATAATAGAACAATCATCTAAATCTGTAAATATCATAAAAAATAATTCAAAAAAACTTGGTATAGAAAATGAGATAAATGTCATCAAAGGTGATTTTAGAACCATAATTCCCGAACTAAAAAAAAACAATCAAAAATATGATATGATATTTGCAGATCCACCATTTAATCTTGGTTTTGTAGAAGAATTTTTAAAAGTAATAGACAATAATTCTGAAATTTTAATAGATGGTGCTTATATCATAATAGAAAAATCTAAAAGAGAAAATTATAATTATACACCTTTAAATTTAGAATTAGACGAAATTAGAAACTATGGAGATATTGATTTATTAATATATTTTAGAAAATAA